In a genomic window of Rhododendron vialii isolate Sample 1 chromosome 12a, ASM3025357v1:
- the LOC131310614 gene encoding LEAF RUST 10 DISEASE-RESISTANCE LOCUS RECEPTOR-LIKE PROTEIN KINASE-like 2.1 isoform X3, with product MHSPSSVTATTTTILLILISVAFPTCYSQEDGPYYNCVRNFNCGQTIRNVSYPFWGGDRPQYCGHPSFELMCQNNEYSTIEIDNRAFRVQKINQSNRTITLASSDLWESHCTRDLQNITLDDNVFTDGPINRDLLLFYNCTSGDGRTIPENFTCKIGDVESHGFYADTTLFNELENTLYATISCNQSVEVQVFRETMTEILGKSLALEEGLRRGFDVVYDANIETSCARCEGSGVICGSNSSQFACHCRDRTDPVTCQSPGNGLNVGRKLAIGLGSTGGIMVILLFCIIIKKLKRSEYAFFWKPKTENYRNIEAFLKNCGSLSPKRYTYSDIKKITNSFETELGKGSFGSVFKGKLENGCLVAVKVLKGLKGNGDDFINEVATISRTSHVHIVTLLGFCFEGSRRALVYEFMPNGSLDKFIHDGGSLTYRQLGWEALYQIAIGIARGLEYLHRGCNTRILHFDIKPHNILLNEDFCPKISDFGLAKLCPQKESIISLLGARGTVGYIAPEVFNRNFGGVSHKSDVYSYGMMVLEMVGGRKNISVEVDRTSEIYFPHWIYKRLELDEELGLHGIMDDEANASSRKMIIIGLWCIQIDPSHRPSMNRVVEMLVGSLESLQIPPKPFLSSPPRALVDSSSPLTS from the exons ATGCATTCCCCATCTTCCGTcaccgctaccaccaccacgaTATTACTAATCCTCATCTCTGTCGCATTTCCAACATGTTACAGCCAAGAGGACGGGCCATACTACAACTGCGTTCGCAACTTCAATTGCGGCCAAACCATCCGAAACGTTAGCTACCCTTTTTGGGGAGGCGATCGCCCCCAATACTGCGGCCACCCATCCTTCGAATTGATGTGCCAAAACAACGAGTACTCAACTATCGAAATTGACAACCGGGCCTTTCGCGTGcaaaaaatcaatcaatccAATCGTACAATTACTCTTGCCAGCTCAGACCTCTGGGAAAGTCATTGTACTCGGGACTTGCAAAATATCACGTTGGACGACAACGTGTTCACTGATGGGCCAATTAACCGGGACCTCCTTTTATTCTACAATTGCACGTCAGGAGATGGGAGAACCATTCCGGAGAATTTTACGTGCAAAATAGGTGATGTAGAGAGCCATGGGTTCTACGCAGACACGACGCTTTTTAATGAGCTTGAAAATACTTTGTACGCCACGATATCGTGTAACCAGAGCGTTGAAGTGCAAGTTTTTCGGGAGACTATGACCGAAATTTTGGGAAAATCATTGGCGCTTGAAGAGGGGCTGCGCAGAGGGTTTGACGTGGTGTATGATGCCAATATCGAAACCTCGTGTGCAAGGTGTGAGGGTTCAGGTGTGATTTGTGGATCGAATTCGAGCCAGTTTGCTTGCCATTGCCGCGATCGTACTGATCCCGTGACCTGTCAAAGTCCTG GGAATGGATTGAACGTTGGACGGAAGCTTGCTATAG GATTAGGTTCTACTGGTGGGATTATGGTAATTCTGTTGTTCTGCATTATCATCAAGAAACTCAAACGAAGTGAATATGCATTCTTTTGGAAACCTAAGACAGAAAACTACCGAAATATTGAGGCATTTCTAAAGAATTGTGGGTCTCTTTCTCCGAAAAGATACACTTATTCAGACATTAAGAAAATCACCAACTCCTTCGAAACTGAACTAGGTAAGGGAAGCTTTGGTTCTGTCTTCAAAGGAAAGTTAGAAAATGGTTGCCTCGTGGCAGTGAAGGTTCTAAAAGGGTTGAAAGGCAATGGAGATGACTTCATTAATGAGGTCGCAACCATTAGTAGAACTTCTCATGTTCATATTGTGACCCTTCTTGGGTTTTGTTTTGAGGGTAGCCGTAGAGCTCTCGTATATGAGTTCATGCCTAATGGATCTCTTGACAAATTCATTCATGATGGTGGTTCCTTGACATATCGCCAATTGGGTTGGGAAGCATTGTACCAAATTGCAATTGGTATTGCCCGAGGGTTGGAGTATTTACACCGTGGTTGCAACACACGAATTTTGCATTTTGACATAAAACCTCATAATATTCTTCTAAATGAGGACTTTTGCCCAAAGATATCTGATTTTGGCCTTGCTAAACTATGCCCACAAAAAGAGAGTATCATATCATTGTTGGGTGCTAGAGGAACGGTAGGGTACATTGCCCCGGAAGTATTTAATAGAAATTTTGGTGGCGTTTCACACAAGTCTGATGTTTATAGCTATGGAATGATGGTTCTAGAAATGGTTGGAGGAAGAAAGAACATTAGTGTCGAGGTTGATCGTACCAGTGAAATATACTTTCCACATTGGATATACAAGCGTCTTGAGCTAGATGAAGAACTCGGATTGCATGGGATTATGGATGATGAGGCAAATGCAAGTTCAAGGAAAATGATAATAATTGGATTGTGGTGCATACAAATTGATCCTTCACACCGACCATCAATGAATCGGGTGGTGGAGATGTTAGTAGGAAGCCTGGAGTCTTTGCAAATCCCACCTAAGCCTTTCTTGTCTTCTCCCCCAAGAGCACTGGTGGATTCTTCCTCTCCACTCACGTCATGA